The following are from one region of the Cetobacterium somerae genome:
- the hemL gene encoding glutamate-1-semialdehyde 2,1-aminomutase, with the protein MRYSNSEKIYEKAVKIIPGGVNSPVRAFKSVDKTYPIFVNRGKGSKIYDEDGNEYIDYICSWGPLILGHNNERVLKGVREAIELGSSFGLPTKMEVELAELVCKCYPSMDMIRFTTSGTEATMAAVRVARAFTNRNKILKFEGCYHGHSDSLLVSSGSGLLTDGYQDSNGITEGVLKDTLVAPFGNIQKVKEILETKEVACLIMEPVPANMGLINSSKEFLQAMREICDETGTLLIFDEVISGFRVALGGAQEYYGITPDITTLGKIIGGGYPVGAFGGKKEIMDMIAPVGRVYHAGTLSGNPVAVRAGFEMVSHLLENRETLYKELEEKVIYMTDSIEKIAKKYDVPIKINKLGSLFTIFFSDLDEITDLEHVINSNTTHYSIYFNTLLDNGVVAPPSKYEAHFVSVAHTKEDLDRTLEVIDMAFKKIGETNGK; encoded by the coding sequence GTGAGATATAGTAATTCAGAGAAGATATATGAAAAAGCTGTGAAGATTATACCAGGAGGAGTAAATAGTCCTGTTAGAGCTTTTAAATCAGTTGATAAAACATATCCAATTTTTGTAAACAGAGGAAAAGGATCAAAGATATACGATGAAGATGGGAATGAATATATTGATTATATTTGTTCATGGGGTCCACTTATTTTAGGGCATAATAATGAAAGAGTTTTAAAAGGTGTTAGAGAAGCTATAGAGTTAGGAAGTTCGTTTGGACTACCAACTAAAATGGAAGTTGAATTGGCTGAATTAGTATGTAAGTGTTATCCATCAATGGATATGATAAGATTTACAACTTCTGGAACTGAAGCAACTATGGCAGCAGTTAGAGTTGCGAGAGCCTTTACAAATAGAAATAAAATATTAAAATTTGAAGGATGTTATCATGGACATTCAGATTCACTATTAGTTAGTTCTGGATCAGGATTATTAACAGATGGATATCAAGATAGTAACGGAATAACAGAGGGAGTATTAAAAGATACATTAGTTGCTCCTTTTGGTAATATTCAAAAAGTTAAAGAGATTTTGGAAACTAAAGAAGTTGCGTGTTTAATAATGGAGCCAGTACCGGCTAATATGGGACTTATAAATAGCTCGAAAGAGTTTTTACAAGCTATGAGAGAGATATGTGATGAGACAGGAACTCTTTTGATATTTGATGAGGTAATATCTGGATTTAGAGTTGCTTTAGGAGGAGCTCAAGAGTATTATGGAATAACTCCAGATATAACAACTTTAGGTAAAATAATAGGTGGAGGTTATCCTGTAGGAGCTTTTGGTGGAAAAAAAGAGATTATGGATATGATTGCACCTGTTGGAAGAGTTTATCATGCAGGAACTCTATCTGGAAATCCTGTTGCTGTTAGAGCAGGATTTGAAATGGTAAGTCATCTATTGGAAAATAGAGAAACTCTATATAAAGAGTTAGAGGAAAAAGTTATATATATGACTGATTCAATAGAGAAAATTGCAAAAAAATATGATGTACCTATTAAAATAAATAAATTAGGTTCTTTATTTACAATATTCTTTAGTGATTTAGATGAGATAACAGATTTAGAGCATGTTATAAACTCTAATACAACACATTATTCAATATATTTTAATACGTTACTAGATAATGGTGTAGTTGCACCACCTTCAAAATACGAGGCACATTTCGTATCAGTAGCTCATACTAAAGAGGATTTAGATAGAACTTTAGAGGTTATAGATATGGCGTTTAAAAAAATTGGTGAAACTAATGGAAAGTAA
- a CDS encoding precorrin-2 dehydrogenase/sirohydrochlorin ferrochelatase family protein, with protein sequence MESKKSFFPLFIDLTNKNCLVVGGGNIAARKIKSLVDYGARVIVIAPFILPEILDLDVEIEKRDFKVGDIKGKFLVVAATNDEKLNEIIVDLCEDNNILVNNITSKVYMSARFTAHIDTDDYQIAISAKGNPRESVKLKKELIEYLKNRKD encoded by the coding sequence ATGGAAAGTAAAAAATCTTTTTTTCCACTATTTATAGATTTAACTAATAAAAATTGTTTAGTTGTAGGAGGGGGAAATATAGCTGCAAGAAAGATAAAAAGTCTTGTAGATTATGGCGCTAGAGTTATTGTGATAGCTCCGTTTATACTTCCTGAAATCTTAGATTTAGATGTGGAGATTGAAAAAAGAGATTTTAAAGTTGGAGATATAAAAGGGAAGTTCTTAGTTGTTGCAGCAACAAATGATGAAAAATTAAATGAAATAATAGTAGATTTATGTGAGGATAATAATATACTTGTAAATAACATTACATCAAAAGTATATATGTCAGCTAGATTTACTGCTCATATAGATACTGATGATTATCAGATTGCAATTTCAGCAAAAGGAAATCCAAGAGAATCTGTTAAATTAAAAAAAGAGTTAATAGAGTATCTAAAAAATAGAAAAGACTAG
- a CDS encoding tRNA1(Val) (adenine(37)-N6)-methyltransferase, producing MTLNENEVINNLLNKNLKIIQRPDYFNFSLDSLLISNFISLTRGTNKILDLGTGNGAIPLFLSQRTKAKIIGIEIQEISANLAKRNVELNNLQEQISIVHDDMKNWRKYFENGSQDVVITNPPFFKFHGNESQLNNLDQLTLARHEITIDLEQLVGVASKLLKDKGYFAMVHRPDRFLEIVDAMRKYGISPKRVQFCHSKLDKPAKILLIEGIRNGKDSLTILPPFISHDIDGKYSKEVLDLFQDLKTEKD from the coding sequence ATGACACTTAATGAAAACGAAGTTATAAATAATTTATTAAATAAAAATTTAAAAATAATTCAAAGACCTGATTATTTTAATTTTTCTTTAGATTCACTTTTAATATCTAACTTTATATCTCTAACAAGAGGTACAAATAAAATACTAGATTTAGGAACTGGAAATGGAGCAATACCTCTTTTCCTATCTCAAAGAACTAAAGCTAAAATTATCGGTATTGAAATTCAAGAAATTTCTGCTAACTTAGCTAAAAGAAATGTTGAGCTAAATAACTTACAAGAACAAATAAGCATTGTTCATGATGATATGAAAAATTGGAGAAAATATTTTGAAAATGGTTCTCAAGATGTTGTTATAACAAATCCACCATTTTTCAAATTTCATGGAAATGAGAGTCAATTAAACAATTTAGATCAACTTACTTTAGCTCGTCACGAAATAACTATTGATTTAGAGCAGCTTGTCGGGGTAGCTTCTAAACTTTTAAAAGATAAAGGATATTTTGCAATGGTTCATAGACCTGACAGATTTTTAGAGATTGTTGATGCTATGAGAAAATATGGTATCTCTCCTAAAAGAGTTCAATTTTGTCATTCAAAGCTTGATAAACCAGCTAAAATCCTTTTAATCGAAGGAATTCGAAATGGAAAAGATTCTTTAACTATTCTTCCACCTTTTATATCTCACGATATAGATGGTAAATACTCGAAAGAAGTTTTAGATCTTTTCCAAGATTTAAAAACAGAAAAAGACTAG
- a CDS encoding DUF1667 domain-containing protein: protein MMKEMICILCPMGCHLNIDIENDYKVTGNSCPKGAVYGKEELIAPKRVVTSIVRVSGGIHHMVPVKTDKPIPKELVFQCMELLKDIKIQSPQKIGTVVLNNILGTDANIVLTRDI from the coding sequence ATAATGAAAGAGATGATATGTATTTTATGTCCTATGGGATGCCATTTAAATATAGATATTGAAAATGATTATAAAGTTACTGGAAACTCATGTCCTAAAGGAGCTGTTTATGGTAAAGAGGAGCTCATTGCTCCTAAAAGAGTTGTTACTTCTATCGTTAGAGTAAGTGGAGGAATTCATCATATGGTTCCTGTTAAAACAGATAAACCTATTCCGAAAGAGTTAGTTTTCCAATGTATGGAACTTTTAAAAGATATTAAAATCCAATCACCACAAAAAATTGGAACAGTTGTTTTAAACAATATTTTAGGAACTGATGCTAATATAGTTTTAACTAGAGATATCTAG
- a CDS encoding NAD(P)/FAD-dependent oxidoreductase, with product MRYDVVVIGGGPAGLAAAKSAYENGAKNIVILERDKELGGILQQCIHNGFGLHRFKEELTGPEYAQKYIEFVKQYPIDIKLETMVLNISKDRVVSMINPVDGYQEIEAGSVILAMGCRERTRGAIAIPGERPSGIFTAGAAQRYINMEGYMVGKKALILGSGDIGLIMARRMTLEGAKVEAVVELMPFSGGLNRNIVQCLDDFNIPLLLSHTVVDIKGKDRLEKVIIAKVDENRKPIPGTEVEYECDTLLLSVGLIPENDLSKEAGVILDNRTNGPIVNNSMETSIPGVFACGNVVHVHDLVDFVSEEGERAGKFAACYIAEENCKLENVSNIKNGNGIVYTVPQVINLDNLQNKLEIFMRVNNIYKNKKIVVREGDNIIASFKRAHLAPGEMEKVLLPEVLLKRISKDIVIELQEV from the coding sequence ATGAGATATGATGTTGTTGTTATAGGTGGAGGTCCTGCTGGTCTTGCTGCTGCTAAATCAGCTTATGAAAATGGTGCTAAAAATATCGTTATTTTAGAAAGAGATAAAGAGCTTGGTGGTATTTTACAGCAATGTATCCACAACGGTTTTGGGCTTCATAGATTCAAAGAGGAGTTAACTGGTCCTGAATATGCTCAGAAATATATTGAATTTGTTAAACAATATCCTATTGATATTAAACTAGAAACTATGGTTTTAAACATCTCTAAAGATAGAGTTGTATCTATGATTAATCCTGTAGATGGATATCAAGAGATTGAGGCTGGATCTGTAATTTTAGCTATGGGATGTAGAGAGAGAACTAGAGGAGCTATTGCTATTCCTGGCGAAAGACCTTCAGGAATATTTACAGCTGGTGCTGCTCAAAGATATATAAACATGGAAGGATATATGGTAGGAAAAAAAGCTCTAATTCTTGGAAGTGGGGATATTGGACTTATTATGGCTAGAAGAATGACTTTAGAAGGTGCTAAAGTAGAAGCTGTCGTAGAATTAATGCCATTTTCTGGTGGGTTAAATAGAAATATCGTTCAATGTCTTGATGATTTTAATATTCCATTACTTCTATCTCATACTGTTGTTGATATTAAAGGAAAGGACAGACTCGAAAAAGTGATTATTGCAAAAGTCGACGAAAACAGAAAACCTATCCCTGGTACTGAAGTTGAATATGAGTGTGACACACTTCTTTTATCAGTTGGACTTATTCCTGAAAATGATTTATCTAAGGAAGCTGGTGTTATTTTAGATAATAGAACTAATGGTCCTATTGTTAATAACTCAATGGAAACAAGTATTCCTGGTGTTTTTGCTTGTGGAAATGTAGTTCATGTTCATGATCTTGTAGATTTCGTTAGTGAAGAGGGCGAAAGAGCAGGAAAATTCGCAGCATGCTATATAGCCGAAGAAAATTGTAAATTAGAAAATGTTTCTAATATAAAAAATGGTAACGGTATTGTTTATACTGTTCCTCAAGTTATTAATTTAGATAATCTACAAAATAAATTAGAAATTTTTATGAGAGTAAATAATATATATAAAAATAAAAAAATTGTAGTTAGAGAAGGAGATAATATTATTGCAAGCTTCAAAAGAGCTCACTTAGCTCCAGGGGAGATGGAAAAAGTTCTTCTTCCTGAGGTACTATTAAAAAGAATTTCTAAAGATATTGTTATTGAGCTACAGGAGGTATAA
- a CDS encoding NAD(P)/FAD-dependent oxidoreductase encodes MYDILIIGAGIVGTGIARELSKYKLKVAVLEKDTDVANETTKANSAIVHGGYDAKEGSLMAKLNVLGNSLYEDLCNELSVPFKRNGSLVLAFNDEEVEHLNVLYNRGIINKVPGLAIITQEKLRELEPNVDEKAIAALHCASAGIVSPWEFAEALIDNAVENGVELFLNTEVENIEKTDDIFHIYTNTGVFHGKYVINCTGVHADLIHKMIAPESFKILPRKGEYFVLDKNQGKRVNQTVFQCPSKLGKGILVTPTVHGNLLVGPDAQDIDNRYDVSTATDRLDYIKFKGSHSIKDINFRENIRTFAGIRAESDRGDFIVEESSIKGFFDIAGIKSPGLSAAPAIALAAIDLLKDSGAHLIKKENFVTPRKHTLFMHLSPEEKAQKIKEDNRFGRIICRCEMITEGEIVEAIHRPVKATTMDAVKRRCRPGSGRCQGGFCGPRVQEIIARELNKDIKDVILDKANSYILIEELKK; translated from the coding sequence ATGTATGATATTTTAATCATTGGTGCTGGTATTGTTGGAACTGGTATCGCTAGAGAGCTTTCTAAATACAAATTAAAAGTTGCAGTTTTAGAAAAAGATACTGATGTGGCTAATGAAACTACTAAAGCTAACAGTGCAATTGTTCATGGAGGGTACGACGCTAAAGAAGGGTCTCTTATGGCTAAATTAAATGTTTTAGGTAACTCTTTATATGAAGATTTATGCAATGAACTTTCTGTTCCTTTTAAACGTAATGGTTCCCTTGTATTAGCATTTAATGATGAAGAGGTTGAACATCTTAATGTACTTTACAACAGAGGTATCATAAATAAAGTTCCTGGCTTAGCTATTATCACCCAAGAGAAACTAAGAGAACTTGAACCAAACGTTGATGAAAAAGCTATTGCTGCACTACATTGTGCTTCTGCTGGAATTGTTTCACCTTGGGAGTTTGCTGAAGCCCTTATAGATAATGCTGTTGAAAATGGTGTTGAATTATTTTTAAATACAGAAGTTGAAAATATTGAAAAAACAGATGATATTTTCCATATTTATACAAACACAGGAGTTTTTCATGGAAAATATGTAATTAACTGTACTGGAGTTCACGCTGATCTTATTCATAAAATGATTGCACCTGAATCTTTTAAAATACTTCCAAGAAAAGGTGAATATTTTGTCTTAGATAAAAACCAAGGAAAAAGAGTAAATCAAACTGTTTTTCAATGTCCTTCTAAACTTGGAAAAGGAATACTTGTAACTCCAACAGTTCATGGTAATTTACTTGTTGGTCCTGATGCTCAAGATATTGATAATAGATACGATGTTTCTACAGCTACTGATAGACTTGATTATATTAAATTTAAAGGAAGTCACTCTATAAAAGATATCAACTTTAGAGAAAATATTAGAACATTTGCTGGAATTAGAGCAGAATCAGATAGGGGCGATTTTATTGTTGAAGAATCATCTATTAAAGGTTTCTTTGATATTGCAGGAATAAAATCACCTGGATTATCTGCTGCACCTGCCATTGCTTTAGCAGCTATTGATTTATTGAAAGATAGCGGTGCTCATCTTATAAAAAAAGAGAATTTTGTTACACCTAGAAAGCATACTCTTTTCATGCATCTTTCACCAGAAGAAAAAGCTCAAAAAATTAAAGAAGATAATAGATTTGGGAGAATAATTTGTAGATGTGAAATGATTACTGAAGGTGAGATTGTTGAAGCTATTCATAGACCTGTTAAGGCTACAACAATGGATGCAGTTAAAAGAAGATGTAGACCTGGATCTGGTAGATGTCAAGGTGGTTTCTGTGGACCTAGAGTTCAAGAAATTATTGCTAGAGAGTTAAATAAAGATATCAAAGACGTTATCTTAGATAAAGCTAATTCTTATATTCTAATAGAGGAGTTGAAAAAATAA
- the glpK gene encoding glycerol kinase GlpK → MKYIIALDQGTTSSRAIIFDEQQNIVASAQKEFRQIYPKEGWVEHDPMEIWASQSGVLAEAIAQSGVSQHDVIGIGITNQRETTIVWNKLTGKPVYNAIVWQCRRTAHICDDLKAKGLSEYIRDNTGLVVDAYFSGTKIKWILDNVEGAREQAERGELLFGTVDTWLIWKLTNGKSHATDYTNASRTMIYNIKDLCWDEKLLKELDIPKSMLPEVKDSSGTFGYANLGGKGGHRVPICGVAGDQQAALFGQACFEKGEAKNTYGTGCFMLMNTGSRMYQSKNGLLTTIAIGLDGKVEYALEGSIFVAGAAVQWLRDELKLITDSRDTEYFASKVKDNGGVYFVPAFVGLGTPHWDMYARGAIVGLTRGANKNHIIRATLESIAYQTRDVLEAMQEDSGIELKALKVDGGASANNFLMQFQSDIVGKEVHRPSTVETTALGAAYLAGLAVGFWNDKNEIKQNWCLEKTFAPTMTEEDRDLKHSKWKRAVERSLNWELD, encoded by the coding sequence ATGAAGTATATAATCGCATTAGATCAAGGAACAACTAGCTCAAGAGCTATAATTTTTGACGAACAACAAAATATTGTGGCAAGTGCACAAAAAGAGTTTAGACAAATCTATCCAAAAGAGGGATGGGTTGAACATGATCCTATGGAAATTTGGGCTAGTCAAAGTGGAGTTCTTGCTGAAGCTATAGCACAATCTGGTGTTTCTCAGCATGATGTTATAGGTATTGGAATTACTAATCAAAGAGAAACTACTATTGTTTGGAATAAGCTAACTGGAAAACCTGTTTATAATGCAATTGTATGGCAGTGTAGAAGAACTGCTCACATCTGCGATGATTTAAAAGCTAAAGGATTATCTGAATATATAAGAGATAATACTGGTCTTGTTGTAGATGCCTATTTCTCAGGAACTAAAATCAAATGGATTTTAGATAACGTTGAAGGTGCTAGAGAGCAGGCTGAAAGAGGAGAGCTACTTTTTGGTACTGTTGATACATGGTTAATTTGGAAATTAACTAATGGAAAATCACATGCTACAGATTACACAAACGCTTCTAGAACTATGATTTATAATATTAAAGATCTTTGTTGGGATGAAAAACTTTTAAAAGAGCTAGATATTCCTAAATCTATGCTTCCTGAAGTTAAAGATTCAAGTGGAACATTTGGATATGCTAATCTTGGTGGAAAAGGTGGACATAGAGTTCCTATCTGTGGTGTTGCTGGAGATCAACAAGCTGCTCTATTTGGACAAGCTTGCTTTGAAAAAGGAGAAGCTAAAAATACTTATGGAACTGGTTGCTTTATGCTTATGAATACAGGAAGTAGAATGTACCAAAGTAAAAATGGTCTTTTAACTACTATAGCTATTGGATTAGATGGGAAAGTTGAGTATGCTCTTGAAGGAAGTATCTTTGTTGCTGGTGCTGCAGTTCAATGGCTAAGAGATGAACTAAAGTTAATTACAGATTCTAGAGATACAGAATATTTTGCTAGTAAAGTTAAAGATAATGGTGGCGTTTATTTTGTTCCAGCATTTGTTGGCTTAGGGACTCCTCACTGGGATATGTACGCTAGAGGTGCTATTGTTGGACTAACTAGAGGTGCTAATAAAAATCATATTATTAGAGCTACTTTAGAATCTATTGCTTATCAAACTAGAGATGTTCTTGAAGCTATGCAAGAGGACTCTGGAATTGAATTAAAAGCTTTAAAAGTTGATGGTGGAGCATCTGCTAACAACTTCTTAATGCAATTCCAATCTGATATTGTGGGTAAAGAGGTTCACAGACCTTCTACTGTTGAAACAACAGCTTTAGGAGCTGCATATCTTGCAGGTCTTGCAGTTGGTTTCTGGAATGATAAAAATGAGATTAAACAAAATTGGTGTCTTGAAAAAACATTTGCTCCTACTATGACTGAAGAAGATAGAGATTTAAAACATAGTAAATGGAAAAGAGCTGTTGAAAGATCTTTAAATTGGGAGCTTGACTAA
- a CDS encoding MIP/aquaporin family protein, translating to MNVFVAEFIGTAILVLLGNGVVANVVLNKSKGNNSGWIVITTAWGLAVMTGAYCVGWISGAHLNPALTIGFAVAGLFPANLVLGYVVAQILGAMFGQIFVYLTYKRHYDETTDNGAILASFSTGPAIRDLKWNFVTEAIGTFMLVFGLLAIGHVNNQAFTATLPNGDVVRGFTGILGPLLAGFYVWSLGLSLGGPTGYAINPARDLGPRIMHAILPIINKGDSDWSYAWVPVAGPIVGGIIGAITFAALFN from the coding sequence ATGAATGTTTTTGTAGCTGAGTTTATAGGTACTGCAATTCTTGTTTTACTTGGTAATGGTGTTGTTGCAAATGTGGTTTTAAACAAAAGTAAAGGAAACAACTCTGGATGGATTGTTATTACTACTGCTTGGGGACTAGCGGTTATGACTGGAGCTTACTGCGTAGGATGGATTAGTGGCGCTCATCTTAACCCCGCTTTAACTATTGGATTTGCTGTTGCAGGTCTTTTTCCAGCCAATCTTGTTTTAGGTTACGTTGTTGCACAAATTTTAGGAGCTATGTTTGGACAAATTTTTGTATATCTTACTTACAAAAGACATTATGACGAGACAACTGATAATGGAGCAATCTTAGCTTCTTTTTCTACAGGACCTGCTATCAGAGATTTAAAATGGAACTTTGTAACAGAAGCCATTGGAACTTTTATGCTTGTTTTTGGATTATTAGCTATTGGTCATGTTAACAACCAAGCTTTCACTGCTACTTTACCAAATGGTGATGTAGTTAGAGGATTTACTGGTATTTTAGGACCATTATTAGCTGGATTTTATGTATGGAGTTTAGGTTTAAGTTTGGGTGGACCCACAGGTTATGCAATTAATCCTGCAAGAGATTTAGGACCTAGAATTATGCATGCTATTTTACCTATTATAAACAAAGGTGACTCTGATTGGTCTTACGCTTGGGTACCTGTAGCTGGCCCTATCGTAGGTGGTATTATAGGTGCTATTACTTTTGCTGCTCTTTTTAACTAA
- a CDS encoding glycerol-3-phosphate responsive antiterminator, which produces MNSNFEKILIKNNKILAVKDLQSLEKALSSSSKIIFLLSSDICSIEETTRLIKASGKLCFIHLDMIQGLNTKDNSAIDYLRDNTFADGIITTKSQVAKYAHKIGFLVILRCFLIDSLSLTTTEKLFNEIYIDAIEILPGVMPKIIEQISKQSSIPIIAGGLISDHEDVDLALKSGAVAISTTKLNIIN; this is translated from the coding sequence ATGAACTCAAATTTCGAAAAGATTTTAATCAAAAACAACAAAATACTTGCAGTAAAGGACCTTCAATCTTTAGAAAAAGCTCTTTCAAGCTCCTCTAAGATAATATTTCTTCTAAGTAGTGATATTTGTTCTATTGAAGAAACTACTCGTCTTATCAAAGCAAGTGGTAAACTATGCTTTATTCACCTTGATATGATTCAAGGTTTAAATACTAAAGATAACTCAGCAATAGACTATTTAAGAGACAATACTTTTGCAGATGGAATTATAACTACCAAATCTCAAGTTGCTAAATATGCACATAAAATTGGTTTTTTAGTTATTCTAAGGTGTTTTTTAATAGATTCATTATCTTTAACTACTACTGAAAAACTTTTTAACGAAATATATATTGATGCAATTGAAATTCTACCTGGAGTTATGCCTAAAATTATTGAACAAATTTCAAAGCAAAGCTCTATCCCAATTATCGCTGGTGGACTTATCTCCGATCACGAAGATGTCGATCTAGCTTTAAAAAGTGGTGCTGTTGCTATATCTACAACAAAACTAAATATTATAAATTAG
- a CDS encoding PTS fructose transporter subunit IIABC, which produces MLDKMLVKDCIKLNLNAKSKIEVIDELVDVLYNAGRLNDKDEFRKTILNREEQSSTGLEEGIAIPHGKSSSVKIPTVAFGLSKEGIDYDSLDGEPSKLFFMIAAPADATDSHIETLSQLTSLLLDDDIREQLLKVKTEQEVLDILLKEDNVGEELVPPKDENNNYQVLAVTACPTGIAHTYMAAEALNKKAKEMGIKIKVETNGSTGVKNHLTDEEIKNAKGIIIAADKNVEMARFNGKHVEIVGVKEGIKRPQELIQKALDQTAPVYSNKETKTSSGTSERKGFYKHLMSGVSNMLPFVVGGGILIAISFIFGIKASDPTDPSFSPIAKLLMDIGGGNAFFLMVPVLAGFIGMSIADRPGFAPAMVGGLISANNGGGFLGGLVGGFLGGYVILFLKKVFAKLPEKLEGIKPVLLYPLFGILITGVLMYTVVISPVAAVNGGITNFLNSLGTGNLILLGAIVGGMMAIDMGGPINKAAFTFGIAAIAAGNYYPHAAVMAGGMTPPLGIALATTFFKNKFSKEEREAGLTNYIMGASFITEGAIPFAAADPIRVIPSCVIGSALAGGLSMAFKCQLPAPHGGLFVLPIITNPMMYLLSVAIGAFVTCILIGITKPAKNI; this is translated from the coding sequence ATGTTAGATAAAATGTTAGTGAAAGATTGTATAAAATTAAATTTAAATGCTAAAAGTAAAATTGAAGTTATTGATGAACTTGTTGATGTTCTTTACAATGCTGGTAGACTTAATGATAAAGATGAATTTAGAAAAACTATTTTAAATAGAGAGGAGCAAAGTTCTACTGGTTTAGAAGAAGGAATTGCTATTCCTCACGGAAAATCATCATCTGTTAAAATTCCTACTGTTGCATTTGGACTTTCTAAAGAAGGAATTGATTACGATTCTTTAGATGGTGAGCCATCTAAATTATTTTTCATGATTGCTGCTCCTGCTGATGCTACTGATTCACATATTGAAACATTATCTCAACTGACATCTCTTTTATTAGATGATGATATTAGAGAACAGCTTTTAAAAGTAAAAACAGAGCAAGAAGTTCTAGATATTCTTTTAAAAGAGGATAATGTAGGAGAAGAACTTGTCCCGCCTAAAGATGAGAATAATAACTACCAGGTACTTGCAGTAACTGCTTGTCCTACTGGAATTGCTCATACATATATGGCCGCTGAAGCTTTAAACAAAAAAGCTAAAGAGATGGGAATTAAAATCAAAGTAGAAACTAATGGATCTACAGGTGTTAAAAATCACCTTACAGATGAAGAGATTAAAAATGCAAAAGGAATTATAATTGCTGCTGATAAAAATGTTGAAATGGCTAGATTTAATGGAAAGCATGTTGAAATTGTTGGAGTTAAAGAGGGAATTAAAAGACCTCAAGAATTAATTCAAAAAGCTTTAGATCAAACTGCGCCAGTGTATTCAAATAAAGAAACAAAAACATCTTCTGGAACTAGTGAAAGAAAGGGATTCTATAAGCATTTAATGAGTGGGGTTTCTAATATGCTGCCATTCGTTGTTGGTGGAGGTATTTTAATTGCAATATCTTTCATATTTGGTATAAAGGCATCTGATCCTACTGATCCAAGTTTTAGTCCAATCGCTAAACTTTTAATGGATATTGGTGGTGGAAATGCTTTCTTCTTAATGGTTCCAGTTCTTGCAGGGTTTATAGGAATGAGTATTGCAGATAGACCTGGATTTGCTCCCGCTATGGTTGGAGGTTTAATTTCTGCTAATAATGGTGGAGGTTTCCTTGGTGGTTTAGTTGGAGGTTTCCTTGGTGGTTATGTTATTCTATTCTTAAAAAAGGTATTCGCTAAACTTCCTGAAAAGCTAGAAGGAATTAAGCCTGTTCTTTTATATCCTTTATTTGGAATTTTAATAACTGGTGTTCTTATGTATACTGTTGTTATATCTCCAGTTGCTGCTGTAAATGGTGGAATTACTAATTTCTTAAATTCTCTTGGTACTGGTAACCTTATCTTATTAGGAGCTATTGTTGGTGGTATGATGGCTATTGATATGGGAGGTCCTATCAATAAAGCTGCATTTACATTTGGTATTGCTGCTATTGCTGCTGGAAACTATTATCCACATGCTGCTGTTATGGCCGGTGGTATGACTCCACCTTTAGGAATTGCTTTAGCAACTACTTTCTTTAAAAATAAATTCTCTAAAGAGGAAAGAGAAGCTGGTTTAACTAACTATATAATGGGAGCGTCTTTTATTACTGAAGGAGCTATTCCTTTTGCTGCTGCTGATCCAATTAGAGTTATTCCTAGTTGCGTTATAGGATCTGCTCTAGCTGGTGGTTTATCTATGGCATTTAAATGTCAATTACCTGCACCTCATGGTGGATTATTTGTTTTACCTATTATTACAAATCCAATGATGTATTTATTATCTGTTGCTATTGGTGCTTTTGTAACTTGTATTTTAATTGGTATAACTAAACCTGCTAAAAATATATAA